Below is a genomic region from Diabrotica undecimpunctata isolate CICGRU chromosome 7, icDiaUnde3, whole genome shotgun sequence.
tactgtacccgccagaggcctgcgtagctgactcgtattcgagggcggcggataagacatcaaccagcgtcttgtgacgagctaatcgcagtgttctctgcatgtcatgatcacgaagactatcaataaacgtttgaacggccaatttttccatcatgtcttcgggagctgttggataagcatattgTACTAATCTGTCAATAtccacctcatattcttgaagagcctcatctttcttttgtcttcgatttttaagctgcgactgatatacatgctccaaatgttcgtgaccatatcgcatatttaaactcttcttaagttgttcaaaatcatccgtctcctctacggctatggtctgaagcacatctaaggcatctcctcgaagagcgatagtcaggtttacagccttttctttttcagaccatccattcgctcttgcggctgattcgaactgttttatgtagttgttccatgatgattttccgtcgaaagttgggactttaacatgaacagaacctccacttccttcaaatttcggccgtgtttccaacttacatttcgtctcgtcttcttttgtctctattgtaatcggattgtttcctctctctgctgtccctgtttcctccgtcttcgtttccatctctttcatcttttcatcgaaggccaacatatcggcagcaacttgattttttaacgaagacattttcacattttaaaaatattcacttcTGAACACCACttgttatatttttgttaatctaatttattgtttttatttattattcaaggttctacacttataacacttaaaagtttatttaaagtatttatgtgtactaatttattttacacttaataattatataatttatctacatttattataatacgtgcgttacattttaaaacgcggcgcgatcttcaaaaactaactgttcctTTACAACAGAAttccttctttaaatataaaatactgtTATTCGAGAATGCGGCGATCCCCCATCGAAGATCCGAGAAAGTCGCTCATAGTGGTTTTTATTCGGCCTGCCTGGAAATTTCGAATCGTAGGTGATTCATCATAATTCAGGTGAACAGGTCTTTTAGCGAAGAGACTAGaaatttctgccggcaggtaaacaggtctttcaactgagcgccgaaataactagaacagaaaagatattagtaataaatatgtttacagttttgagtcatatgacacgtcattatttatcgtaacagatgcaatgtcaccagaaactttggccacatcaccagaaactttcgaaatcgacgagatgacagtgACACCAatgaactatttttataaatctaatttattgactttatttattataaaatgttctacaCTTTACAACACTTCATGATTTTATTTAcatacgtttatttatttaatctacatagaaaacacttaaatattaatttatttacacttatgtaatttatttaaaacattcacaccggttacaatttaaatagccacgCGAACAATTTATTAATCGACACTTGTTCCAGACTGTCCTTTTAAATATCAAATCGTCCGTTTTATACCGAATTGTTTATCTAGAAAGTTCCGCCGACTTCTTTAACCTTCGGTCGGGACGGAACGATATTTTTCGATCCTCATCTGGAAAATTCCAATAGCAGGTATAAGCGACGACCCGGTATGACTTACATATATCGTAACACTATTATGTTGAGACAGTTAAGATGAGTTATGGATATTATGATTCCTATGTTCCTCTGTCCCTGTTCATAAGGGACCCAACCCCTTATGAACACATCAATCCATTATGTATGTTATGCTGTGCTTATTTAAACTATTATGAATATTATACCTTGCTTATTTAACTCATTATGAATTAATATTACTTCTGTATGTTTATGAACTATAAAAATGTTCTTCAAATATCCATTATGCTATTCATGTTATGTCTTATGAAAGTTATGAATGCTTAATATCTTAGTTATGTAATTAATATTCTGTAATATTAGTTGATTGAGGACGATCAGACATGTCAGAATAGCCAAACTGTAGTCTTTTATTTGAATTTCGCTCCATTGACATTTGATTGTCATTCAAATTTGAAATGTGTCAAGAGGATAACCTCACActattatgattttttctgacgggtattctcaagttaagttgatttcatgtaattaaatgaatgatcttacaataaagttgtcccaagaacgcaactcaacaatgttggcaatatcattttaaagtcatctactttaaaatgtgtactatatgtctgaattgtcaatatacatgagtcagataaaattaaattattggaagaatttttcaccaagtaaccgaaaacaaatatttttttttaaatttattaatgttctgtattttgagaaccatttcggaagtggaaatcgaaacttcaaaaataaatctattttaaacttacattgtggcttatttccaacaaaaatagtaattacattaagatgccacaagaaaatagcttcagaacagtacAGCAATAGCAACAGAACGTTTTAGTATGTttcagttttatttattattatattcattCTTACTAAATTTTATTACTCTTTTTTTACCCTATAATTTCTGCATAATTTTTgttatagttttttatttttattttaggtttttcTCAGAACGTAATGGAAATCATAAAAACTGAATGTGCATGCACTACAGATCAACAAATATGTTCAAAAACTGAAGAAAcaacatttaaaaattctatttgtacatgtaaaatttgtttaaagcaatttAGCCCGGACAGTTCTTTGAAACGACGTATAAAAACGCACACTGCAGAAAATCTtaacaagtgcgaaatttgttttaaacacttTTCTCGAAAAGATAATTTGAAGGTAcatatgagattgcacactggggaaacgccttataaatgtgaaatttgttttaaacagtttagtctAACAAGTAATTTGAAATCACATTGGaaaattcacactggagaaaagcttcacgagtgtgaaatttgttttaagcaatttactgcAATTAGTccattgaaaaaacatttgagagtgcacactggggaaacgccttataaatgtgaaatttgttttaaacagtttagtctAACAAGTAATTTGAAATCACATTGGaaaattcacactggagaaaagcttcacgagtgtgaaatttgttttaagcagtttactgcAATTAGtttattgaaaaaacatttgagagtgcacactggagaaaaaccatataagtgtgatatttgttttaaacagtttagtcaaacaagtaatttgaaaacacatatgaaaattcacactggagaaaagcttcacgagtgtgaaatttgttttaagcagtttactggAATTAGTcaattgaaaaaacatttgagagtgcacactggagaaaaaccatataaGTGTGATATTTGTTCTAAGCAGTTTGCTTGGCCATATCATTTGAAAAGTCATTTGCtggtgcacactggagaaaacccttataagtgtgaaatttgttttaagcagtttagtacAAAAATGTTATTGAAAAGACatatgagagtgcacactggagaaaaaccatataaGTGTGATATTTGTTCTAAGCAGTTTGCTTGGCCATATCATTTGAAAAGTCATTTGGtggtgcacactggagaaaagccttacaagtgcgaaatttgttttaagcagtttactcgagtaaatgatttgaaaattcatttgagagtgcacactggagaaaagccttataagtgtgaaatttgttttaagcagtttagtacAAAAATGTTATTGAAAAGACatatgagagtgcacactggagaaaaaccatacaagtgcaAGATTTGTTGTAATCAGTTTAGCCGAGCAAATAGgttaaaaacacatttgagagtacacactggagaaaagccttataagtgtgaaatttgttttaagcagtttagtacAAAAATGTTATTGAAAAGACATacgagagtgcacactggagaaaaaccatacaagtgcaAGATTTGTTGTAATCAGTTTAGCCGAGCAAATAGgttaaaaacacatttgagagtacacactggagaaaagccttataagtgcgaaatttgATTTAAACAGTTTAGTGATGGAAgctatttgaaaacacatttgaaatGTCACACTGGAGAGAAGCcttataagtgcgaaatttgttttaaacagtttagtgatGGAAGCAATTTGAAAACACATGTGAAATGCCATACTGGAGagaagccttacaagtgtgaaatttgctttaagcagtTTAGACAAAGAAGTAATTTGAAACAACATTTGATGCATCACACTGAAAAAAAACCTTAAACAGTTTAGTCAAACCAGTCATTTTAAAACATATACAAAAGTTTACACTGGGGAAAAGCCTTGCCAGTGCGAAATTTGCTTTAAGCCGTTTGCTCGAGCACACGATTTGAAAagtcatttgagagtgcacactggagaaataTCTTATAAgggtgaaatttgttttaaacagtttagtcaaACAAGTCATTTAAAAACACATACGGATATTCACAGTGGTGAAAATCTTAACAAGTGTGAAATttattttaagcagtttactcaactatcttctttttcttctcgtagcactacaacccggggtggattttagctgactgcacaacttccatcttgaacggtcgtccataatagttgggttagtgggtagccccattgttcttagatctgaccatatctTGTCAGATCTATCATAGTTTACTTAACTATGTCATTTGAAAAGTCATTTGGGGGTACACACTGGAGTACACCCTATATGTTGACGACATATGGAGGGAGTATTCAAAATTCGTGGTTTACACAGGCATCTTGAATGATTGTGGAGGAAAAGGACACACagaaaaagttgttttaaatttaatggaaGAATTTTTAGGTGTCGGACATAGCTTGTATATGGATAATTATTATAAGTCATATGAACTAGCACAGCGTCTTGCGTATAAAAAAACGCATTGCACAGGAACTATGCGAGCTAATAGAAAATCATTTCCCTGGGAAATAAAGGacaatgttaaaaaaaatgaaactatAGCAAAATATGTGAATGGCACAATGCTCGGCAAATGGAAAGAGAAAAGTTGCATATATTTCCACTGAATATAAGAATATGTTGGGAATTCTTACAAGAcaagagaagaaagtaaaatcGATTCCAATTATCAGTATAATAAATATATGTCTGGTGTGGATAAGCAAGTTCAGATGATTGCATACCATATGGGTGAAAGAAAGACTTATGCCCTTATTTATAGTCGATACTCACgatactataactaacaagataagtcaacgcgcatgttcttgcatctccctcgcacacctgtgacgtaaacccgagacaactttaaggatgccaagttaaatgctctGTCTGTTGCTAACCTGTGTGCTTCAAAGCGTAGTGAATGatgtttttatttattccttgatgtagtaaagactttgtatagTATAtcgttatataaattttgtggtgaaaacattcagtttacttgttaatatcacctaatttatttatcgtacgcaacttcctctcgactacctgtagctactttataaagaaaactaattatttggttgccataatgtgttgtgcagtggtgggttgtttaaacaattataataaaaaagtaaaagtttttcgaagtgtcgtttttttgtgtttcctagagaTAAACAAATGCGTAAAATATGGGTCTTCAAGTATTTTCAGCGAGataaatttaatgtagaaaccgcgagaatatgatcaaaatattttacagaagctgactattgtttaaaagaaaaactattgagATTGCCTGACAAATAATGGAATATTGCaactaatagtataattaattatgaaattgtcactgaagagatcttttcctcgctaaacattcctagtggtgatacagaaattaaccctgaagatttaattgacagtcatcaagattttattaattcaaaTATAAAAGACCTGTAATGGGATGGATTGGAAATTTTAGCCGGTTTCATtacatttaagttacaaaaaaaagaaatacttggatatattccggacgctaacgataaatcgtttacttgggtaaaccacgtttctgagggtggtttactgaaaccaacactggaatttgtaactaaatgtagtgaactggaacatatttttcgtagttataatggcgacacattaaaaataacaaaaaattatttaaaaaacttaatagaagctgcaaaatatgtaaatgttagcgaagatgttaaattactttttttaaatgtgaaatatattttaaaatacgaattctaaataaaaatattaaagataattacaatatccgcaagagaaaaatcacaaagattgtaaaataaatgtctaaatgatattcatacAGTCCAAAGTATGACCCGCCTTTCCTTTAtggttcaaattctttacattttaccggtcttttatatttaatttatgttttgtagcaatatttattttgtttgtaatacacacaatcatatcgtagattcatatatttctttaattaattttcaaaccacggTTTCACAGAAttcttagtgcaagatatggcatcgaggtatacttaccgttaacagtttaagttAGGAAGTTTTGAAGTTGttccaaagaatatagacgctataagcgtctatattctttggttgtttattacagtaatggaacaacgttgccatatgatgTATCGTTAAAATAAGATACAACACACAAGTTCCCTGGCTTTGTCTCGCcatgacgtcatgcgcaaagtcgattaaaattagaacggcaagtgagcatatcttgtttgttatagtatcatggtcgATACTCAAGTATCGGTCGATGCTTGAGATCCACCTTGAATCATATTTGTGTTCTATAGTTCATTGTACCTTGCTATAAACCGATCTTAAGTACGAACTCGAGCTTGAGTATGCAAAAATGACAGCTCATGCTCAAGCATCGGACCGACCTGCCTTGAGCACGGGATCCTAACCtaactttgtttgtttatgtttatgaacatttttttttcaattcgcttccaatatctatatatatattttgagaCTATGGATATTGTTGTTCAACAGGATCAAGTCATGACCGAAAGAGGTCAAATTCCAGAATTATTAATAGGTGACAGTGAATATGCATGCAGACACTATCTGCTTAATCCAGTATTACAGCCagatatttattgataattggcCTAAATAAAAAATAGGTTATTTGATAGATATACCTTTGTAGGTAATGATCAAAAAATAGATATAAAAGTGCATATGTAAGAAATGTTGTCAAAAGGCTATTTGGAACCTGGAAAACATGGTTTCTCTGTCTTGGATGAGGTCTACAAACCAAATGAAATACATCTCTTGCAATAATAAGTGCTACAGCAGTACTCTACAATATATGTTTAAGGAAAATAATGATAGTGACAATGATTTTCTAGGAAATCTGCTATGCCAGTAAATAGACATGTTAACCCTGAACTGGTGAGGTGGTGCCATACACGACCCCACCTCTACCAAATATTGGTGATATCTCAAGGTTACGGTTATCTATCGCCAGACTCGTTTAGGAATGCCTCGTTAAAGCAGTTTTATGAGAGCTGTTGCGAGAAGAGCGTCgtttgaattattattttacttttatttcgtgTTAAATATTTGCTGGGGTACGTGAAGGCACCACATCACCGtaagtgtaatttttttattttgtagacaattatgtaattactgttttttgtagaaaaatggcAAGTGAGTCATCAAAAAAAATATCCTACAACGATCCCAACTTTGAGGAGACTGTTATGAAGTGGTTTAGCGATTTAGATAGCGATACAGAAGAGGAAACAAATAGTGTAGCAGAATTATACGACTCTAATTCCGACACAGAGCAAAGCGAAGGAATCAATGATGAGGATATAACGGTTGATGGAACAGTCTTCTTCTGAGAGCAGTGAAGAAGAACAAGCAACTAATGAAAGAAGAACCTTTTATGGGAGGAACAGATACAAATGGGCAAGGGAACCTGCTCAAAGAACTCATACAAAAACTCCTGCTGCCAATCTACTCAGGCAACTTGCTAGTCTCAAAGGTAGTGCGAGGGCTTTAGAAAATCCAACACCACTAACTCTTTGGCAGTGTATCTTTATAGACGATGTTCTCTTTTAAATAATAAGAAGGACAAATGAAAAACTGGCACTTGCAAGAATAAAAGATCTTGATAGTCTTTATGCCACAGACGGAACTGGGAGGGACATTCTTCGGTGTACAATTGCACAAAAAAGGGTTCAAGTTTTGTTGGCATCTTTGAGATTCGACTGTGCTGATAGTCGAAAAGAAAGAGAGAAGACAGATAAGACAGCAGCAATATTATGAATTTTCAGTAGAATTGTTGAAAACTCTTGCAAATTCCGTTGACCATTGCTATGgaagaaaacattttaaacaaaagaaaacgCTGTGAAAAGTGTCCCAGGTCCAAAGACAAGAAAACTATATTctcttgtaaattttgtaatacGCCAATATGTGCGGAATGTACAGAAAAAATATGCAAGGATTGTTGTGAACAATAAATTTGGTCCAACAGATCAAGTGTCAtttcttaataaatattattttttagaattgtttttaaccttttttATAAGAATAcactttcattttttaatttttgaagttaaactgttaaaattttcaacaaatttgtttTAGTTATTAATAAAGTATATGTTTGTCAAAATAAAGGGTTTTATTCAGAATGTGTTAAATAAGCATGTAATAATCAAGGTAGCTctttaaaatctaatatttttgtatttgtcgTTTAAAGTAATATGTAAATACACAATATGTTATCAAttattcaatttataaataaataatccgATAAACATTATTTCAAAAATGGGGTCCGCTAAGGCACCACGTCACCAAGTACGCAACATATGCACctcaccagttaagggttaatgaTGTGGACCAAGGTTTAAATTTTAGGAGACATTTTATTCAACAATGTTTTACATGAGAATGAGAATAAATTATTGAATActtatattatgttaaatatattcttttttattttatttgtcagaatgtattttttatattttaatttaaaataaatgagggtTATACTATAGTCAGACAACTGAAGCAAGTATATTTTTACTGAGTTCAAGGTTTTTCCCtccttttaaataagtgtttatttCTTTCATAAACCCTTtccttatcaaatataaaattaattacacatttaaaatattaatactctttatttataaatatatttataaaccttCACGATAAGTAAAGCAAATAAATACCTAATTGCAATAAGCattataatttgaaaataataatttataaaaattattataaaactaaaaaatggaataatatcagACTTTACACTTTACAACCACCATaatattgtaacgttataaacgtcacatctctattaatttatattttaataattatttcattttaatttctttattaatttctttatcttcagtttaatttttactattttttttatttataaaaatagttggcgcccacaaaatgttttttcttttcttcctctgtctttattttctttctctttctgtccagtagaataaatattcgacctctcacttttgttcggcagactattctgttccgtgttgactgacaagctagtttcatgatatctatagcaacatcctatgacatctgtgctaacttcattcttctcccactttctgtcaaaacaacttttctgtagtgggattattttttgtctctttttgaaatttataaaagaaggcaaaaattattataagactcatttgtatagtctacaaattctcttggggtaagtactttcattgtgatatttattctataattctgaccacatttccaatatttctaaccttactttctttcgaaagcacgtttttttctgatatatgcattaggactctttaacagaatttaactaagtagtaacattcatatttcattttatccttgccatatgctatttttttaagtgtaattttgtaagatggcaaggaagttaaacctttctttttgatgtgtttctaatgcatgttgtttcttatccttttagtttactggacagtttatttttatgGGACATATCAAAAccgtattggtttattggacatatcaaaaccttattggtttactggacagtttatttttattggagatataaaacttattggtttactggacaatttaattggtttattggttttattggcatatttggaGTTCAATAATTGGtccggacatacagccacgtgtgactgcagctctccagaagccacaacttctaattggaggatccaacagctagaacacacaagccgcccatcgaagcaataagtaactcttataactgttaagctttggcagggttaattattgttttttttttattgatttaaataaatatgattggttaagatttgtcttatttgctatcaactgagaactcaggttcaatccctagtttaagacaagacgaactcacccttgagatactgagctaggcaaggtatagacgataagctcccatggttgattgaggtattatttttacaatagtacttcaattctctttggtagtcttatcgttacaatatacattaaaaacaaaatcaccAAAAAAAAATATCCACAACTAGCATTTACATTTAGAATGTTTAACAGTTTTCAATATAATACATACCATAAATACATTGAGTCGAATAaagataattataatataaatgaTTGCTTTAAAAATCCATAACTATAGATTACCATTAACCTTTGAAAtaattgaaactttttttttggcgaatgttttttatttgcaattataaTATGTACTGTCCCATTAGTAGTAggtgtgtttgttaaaattgttaTTGTTGTTTCATATTGCTTTAAGTACATTTAAGATTACTTACCATTTGAAGCACATATTCTATGGGAACAACAGGTGTCATATTACAAGTATGTCTTATTAAATTTACAGGTAAGATTTCACAAAATTATCATACATAACAACATCATACTTACATAACAACTCTTTATTTTGAACTGGAAAAGCAATGGGGGAGTCAGATACTTCTAATGTTACAGTAATTAAACTTGCATGCCCTCCTAGCTGGAGGGCCTCCTTTTGTCCTACAATTATACTATGAATATATAGTAGATTTACCTCTTTCAAATACTTCTGTGCTGTCCCAAGGACAGTTGATGCTTACATATAGGTTGGGAATAGCACCTTGCACAAACTCTAGCACTACATCAAGCTTTGGCTTTTTCAAAGGGCCACCACCTGTAGCCAGCATGCTGTTGTTTCTCTACATTTTCTACGATAAAAAATttgcttaaataaataaaagtattttacctctgtttcaatttgttttacaattttcgtAGCTGTTCTAGTCCTTAATATATCTACCTCAGGCTGGCAGTTATATGTGTTTGTaatgtactcccaagccttcttTTTTTATTAAGGAAGCACCGTCTGTCCTTTTATTCTCTACAGTATTATGTATTTTCCgttctccctctctctctctctctccaatggcgctacaacccaaatcgggccttgacctcctccaaactatgcctccaaccttgtcggtcccgcgccgatcttctccaggttctcacgtctaacaaattttgcgcgtccgctgccacttcatcctcccatctcttccgtggccttccttttggtcttgcgccctgcattttactatctagggctctttt
It encodes:
- the LOC140445394 gene encoding uncharacterized protein isoform X3, with protein sequence MEFKVEIKEEFVEYNQKDIDSQLSTSIDLENFKNELEDNSEMGVTAQIKEEFAEVCQGYTESQLFTSPDLNDLINKADEDNSAMEIKEEFVEYNQKDIDSQLSTSIDLENFKNELENNSEMGVRAKIKEEFAEGCQGYTESQLFTSPDLNDLINKADEDNSGFSQNVMEIIKTECACTTDQQICSKTEETTFKNSICTCKICLKQFSPDSSLKRRIKTHTAENLNKCEICFKHFSRKDNLKVHMRLHTGETPYKCEICFKQFSLTSNLKSHWKIHTGEKLHECEICFKQFTAISPLKKHLRVHTGETPYKCEICFKQFSLTSNLKSHWKIHTGEKLHECEICFKQFTAISLLKKHLRVHTGEKPYKCDICFKQFSQTSNLKTHMKIHTGEKLHECEICFKQFTGISQLKKHLRVHTGEKPYKCDICSKQFAWPYHLKSHLLVHTGENPYKCEICFKQFSTKMLLKRHMRVHTGEKPYKCDICSKQFAWPYHLKSHLVVHTGEKPYKCEICFKQFTRVNDLKIHLRVHTGEKPYKCEICFKQFSTKMLLKRHMRVHTGEKPYKCKICCNQFSRANRLKTHLRVHTGEKPYKCEICFKQFSTKMLLKRHTRVHTGEKPYKCKICCNQFSRANRLKTHLRVHTGEKPYKCEI